The sequence ggtttgtcgagtgaaactcgtggtcaatggcggacaagacaccggtaaacataggtgagtgagcgttttttaacaattatctaTCTCATCTTTGCCCAAACACTGCCCttaacaacttgctttgtctttgataaattctttttgcggGTTTTTcccgttattgaaagttgttttggatttatcttATCCAAATCGTTTTTTGAGACTTCTCTGCTGGTAGTGAAGGCTTCACATCTGCAGTTAGGCGCGAAAACATACGGCTGAAAACTGAACTCAAAAAAACTAAAGATGAATTAAAAGCTACGAAGGATAAAATGAGAAAGACCATATTTAGTTTTGATACCTTTAggaataatgataaactgtgTAAACATAACACTGGGTTTCCAAACTTTTGTCACAACTTTTCCCATTTTATTGCACCATATCGTTTTCTCTGGGTTTTTTAGGGGAACagtgaagaaatgaaacatgcttTTCTTGCCGTCAGCACAATAATAACCGTTTTGGCACTCGCTAAAACGGCATTGAACTGAGTCCGCTTGTACGACGTTGACTTCTTGGCTTCTTCGTtgtattgattgaaatgttttctttaatttgtcgaagtcatctgccagataaatccaaaacaactttcaataacgggcaaaaaccgcaaaaagaatttatcaaagacaaagcaagttgttaaGGGCAGTGATTGTGCAAAGATGAGgtagataattgttaaaaaacgctcactcacctgtgtttaccggtgtcttgtccgccattgtcaaattgtgtGACCACGAGTTTAATtcgacaaacctcttttttcaagcataaattttccaccttcagtttgtaacgtggagagattgctcacagaaatatatattatcttttatcctccaaaggaACGGTAATTACATTTGcaagcggcagtgaaagcgagaggagtcatgccttaattagctataatttatgacattcatgaggtcaaggttatgttttgtcacaataagcctccctttcgcgccagatcggggggcttggacgcttagcgcattcggtctatagAGGCCTCTCTAAAGTTTACTTCCAGGCCTTGCCTTTTCATCGATAACGCGCAGTAACCTGGTAAAGAACCATCATGCATATGCAAAATCCAGAGATAGACCCAGACCAAAACTTTTAAattcttggttttttttttaagatcaaTTTTAGATTCTCTGGATCGAAGGATAACTTTCATATCCATGAAAGATTTGCGATAACTTTGAAACAATGCAAATAGCTTTGTTTCATCTTCTTTTGTCGTGTTACTTGATTGAAATTTCTGGAAGAATTCATGTGGAGGTTGGTTTTAAAAAGTACAACGTATTGATTCAAACAAGTTCCTGTTTTGATATAAAAACATGGACATTAAAAGTACTTATAAGCTTGCAaaatgtttttctgtttttctttagcGTTCAGGAATATTACCAGTAAATCCAAAGAGTTTTGGCATCCAATTCTGTGAGTATTTAATGCCAAGAACACTAACCTTCATGCGATgatctttctttgttttagagATCGTTTTTAACGCCATTTCGTGTTTGACGTGATTCAGATAATgccataattttctttgtttcttcagACATAATCCTGGCAAATGATGCCAAAGAGATCCTGGTTATAAAACCTAAAAAGCCGCGTTGTTGCTGGAGAGTTGAAAAAAAGGATGTGGATTGCAAGGTTGGAATAGGTTGATTCATAGCTGTATTTACACTGTACCAACAACAACTTCATTAgcttgtttttgctgttttcgcAGTCTATGGAGCTTGTTGGAGGAAATGAAGTCAAACTTTCTCCAGCAACGACAGCTAACATGAGTTACGTATTTCCGAACAAGGTAAAGTGCAATAACAATTTATTGGCTATTATAAATTTCGTCTTATCGCTGCACTTCAGTTTTCCGATAATCTATGGTGTTTCGTACAACTTTTTCTTCATTGATACAGTATCCAATGGATAGAGTTGGGAGCTGTAACTTCGTATTTGTTGCTGAAGAGAGACAACTTCGTCACAAAATATCTTTCAATACTACAGAACCGAGGAAATCATCATGGTTGGACGGTAAAAGAATAGCAAGATTTTACAACGTGACTTGAACCCGGCTTCATTAGTTTACAttcaactaaaaaaaattagtcAGCTTGAACTGCGACAAGACGATTACTAAATATTTATTTAGTTACTTCTCGTTCACTGTCATCGGGTGCACTCAAAATGATGTAAACGACAGTTATGCATTGCAAGCGACCTAACAGGATATAAGATTGCTAGATTGAAGTCTGGTATCTGGACCAAACCTCATGACCATATTACTGTAATCAAACAAGTCGAAAAATGACATTGACGTTTTTCAGAAAGGAAGATGACTCGGACATATCTAACGcctttaaattattttgttattatataCAACCGTCCCTCTTGTTTAAGACTTTATTAGCGACCGTTCCGAGTCGGGAACTTTGCGCTAATTGCCGAAACAGGTTTTCCATCGGAAAGACCACTGTCAGGGATCTCGAGTTTATTGACATTGTAGATCATGGCTAAAAGCGAAAACAGTTGCTTTATTTCAGCACATAGATCTTAtagttattttttgtttttgacagttGTTGGTTTCGGCGGAGACAGTTATAAGAAATGCAGAGGAGTTGATAGAGTAAGTGTACACTTGACCTCGGGTATTGCGATTATCTGTGCATTCCACATCATTACTTAACGGCAAACGGTGGGCTAGCCAAAGAAACGAGTTCGGTTTCAGCTGATTTCTtatctttaagaaaaaaaaaaaaaaacaggaaagagagagaaaaaagtgATTTTCGTCTGAAGGTTTGCCGTTGGCGAGCATGAAAACGAATCTCATATTTACATGGTACCAAGCAGAAAATCAAATACAGGATTGTTCGTTGCTTGCAAGCACGACAAGACTGGAGTGCAGTTTGAAATTTTGGGCCAATCCCGATTCTGCCCTTGAGTTCCTTGTCTTTTCCGACTGACTGTCGAATGATATCTGCGAAGACTGAGAGTTTTCCTCCAGACGGCGTTCCAAAAGACAAAGTAATCTAATGGGGAAGAAGGTTTTTAGTGCCGAAGAAAGAGAGTTCGCTTCATTTCAGGATCCAAGGAAGAACTGCAAACCCGTCGACTGCGTGGAGAAATACAATGGATGGAGGAACTTTTTCAGAACTTCAACTGGAAAATGTGAATCTACGCACGAATGTTACACGAAGGGCAACAAAGACGAGGAGTTGCCAGAAATTGTAAGTAGTCATGATATTCAATGAAGCATTTGTTGCTTTCAAGTACTCCTTGATCTGGGCAGGTTTTTGACCAGTTCAGCAAAGGCGCATGCGTACGTGTTTTCCGCACCCACCTAGTCCGCATGCGTTTATGTGCCACAGAAAGTGATTCCATGCACTCCAGCAATTTCAACAATGTGGAGCCCAAGATAAGAGACAtataaaaattttattgttctCAATAGGCTTATGACAAAGACTACAATGACTGCAAAAGTTTGATTACTGCAGAACTGACCAAAGAACAGCAGAAACAAATTCACGACAACATGGAAAAAAGCAAACTGGCAAAGATGAAATATACTTTGGAGGACGTTAAAGAGATAAATCCGGTGAGTGATACACTGGCTGACTGCATTAATTTAATTTGAGCGCGTGAattgaaagaataaaaaagaaaaactttcttCTCGTCGATCTTTGACTCCGAAAGTGCTCATCACTGGTCTTATACGTTGAAACGGAGTATTAGAGATGAAGCATACTTCcgaataagtttttttttatctagaCTGTACAATTGTAGGATTTCTTTTCCCTGGGAATCAATCGATCTTTTCAAGGCGCAAAGTGCCGGTAGGAAATACCCCAATGCCTCATAGACATTGTTTGAATGTCAGGTGCCACTCAATTGTAATCACGGCCGCCGTGTTGGCTCAGTGTGTGTCTGTAATGAAGGATGGAAGACAAGGACAAACAACGTGCCTAAGAAAGAGCTGCGATTCATTTACAACTGGTGCAACGAGAAGATTGAGAGCTCAAAGTACGCCAACCAAAGAGCTCTTATGCATGCGGTATCCTTTGATCCTCAATAGTTGCTGCATTTATCAGCAGTTCTGACAcatttcgctctgacgaagggctaacgctcaaaatgtccgctttctaaatctttcacggtggtaattcaacctttatcaactcgtttgataaaaccaaatttttgttctgaCACATAAGCGAGGCTAATGGTTCATCTTCCGCCgctgtattgacccataagcctcgtctgcatacGGCTTCGACAAAAGAAGCTTCGCCTGCTGGCTCAACTGTAATAGCAGCTACATGTTACCTGCTTTGTATTTCGCTTTTAAAGATCAACTGGTATGAGAGTGACTGATCCGACTTTTCAATATCGAAAAGTACCCTTAGTGAAGAGTAAATTTGTCGGGCATTAGCCAAAACTATACAAGTGTTAACTGATAAGATTCAGGAGAGGATTACTCTTTCGCATTCGTATAGTGTTCCTGGGTTGCTATAGTTTCATTGTCATGAAGGGATCTGGTGACTAATGACACTTGAACCAAAGTGGCTTTCCTTGACTATCTAATCAGGGCCTCACAATAATTGGTTTCAcgcttctcattggttggtTGACGATAATATGGAGCTGCTTCATTGCTCCATGAAACGAAGCGACACAAAGAAAACACTGAGGTTCAGAAATATCATCACTGCAAAAGGACGTTTATTGGGCCTACTTTAGAACTAAAAACATGAAACAGCTTTGTTACATTGAAATAAAAAGACTTCTGGTCCGTCACATGGAATTTGGAATTTGTACTTAAAGAATGATTAAGACGCGACGCGTGGTATTATTTTGTGCCTCCTTACATGAAGCATGACGTGTCCTCACAACAATCCCTGGCGACTGAGATCCTCGAAAGTTCTCTTGTTTACAACGTTTCCCAAAGAATCCTCGTACTCttcctaaaaaaacaaaacgcaaCTTTTAACTCTTCCAACCTGGCACGTCAACACAACTTCTCTAATCTGGAGGTCAACTTAATTTGTCCACTATAGTCTAATTGTGGATTGGTTTTTCCCCTAGTGGTTCTTATCTTCCAGATCCAGTTCAAGGGTAAtggagttgttgttgttgttctcaaAAGCATAAAAGGGGAGTCCAAAGTATTCTCACCTCTTGTTCCGGTAGCCATCGCTCCTTAGCTTTGACAGCTTTCAGTTTATGCCACACTGTAAACGGAATGGGAACATCAAATAAATAGAAGGCCGACAAACATCATCAAATAGAGATTAACGCCTTTGTCGcatatggaggttgggtgcccagcATCATGGGGGACTGGAACTGCAGACGCCTAACCCAAACAGCCAGAACACCCAAGAGCCCGCCCTACTTACAACCCAGCCCGCCAGAAAAACCCTGCCCCaacacccgtcacactgaactggAAGAAAAGTGGAAAACTTACTAAGTAAATAATGATAAGACTatataaaaaatttaataataaaggggggggggggctggccTGGGAAGCCTTGAAAAGCAAGCTACATGAACGctgagcaaagtaaaactacaaGCACGTGCAATGGCGCACGCATCGCCCCTATGAGACTACCGCTGACCCAGTGATCGCCAACGGCACTGAAGTGATGCCTGACACagtagagagatttagcttcgcgtttacggcccacgtcaaacggcaggctgctgcttgtcgtaaaagcaagaaaattatcttattctagcttatttctccggccgtttgccgtaaacgcgatgctaaatagagagatttagcatcgcgtttacggcaaacgtcaggctgaaatttcccgtttatcaaaaactcgtgaaatttatttggtttcagcttatattttgcctgttagccacagctatggagtaagtactaaaaacagagaaataagctagaataagataattcccttgcttttacgacaagcagcagcctgccgtttgccgtttggcgttggcagtaaacgcgaagctaaatctctctaatctTTCTAGTAACGCAACGCCAGAAAACGCCACAACGCTACCGGCCTGCTAGCAGACCATGCTAAACGCTCACAAACGCCAAGACTACGCcaagcactgagaatactaGTTTCtcgtcgttaactaagttaaattacatttaactccatGAAAATTGAGGATCAGTTTCTAAAGCAACAAATATAATACgacaaagaaaagcaaaccGTACATGCCACAGCATCTTCTATAAGGGTAACATTGGCAAAATGAGCTGTGTTGGGAATACCTAAGCACCTCATTCCATGAGCGTGACGCCATTCCTAATCAAACAAAGTTGAAAAACACGAGAGTTGTTAGATAGTCGGAAAAACATGaaaccaggggcctgtttctcgaaagtcccgaaacttttcgggcgtatttcgggtgacataattctttttgtatcttcaaaacgaaggcgtctcgaggcacgaaactttgcagttatttttatttttattccctttacaatatatgaaaagaccagctttacagaatgagcaGGTAGTAGTTTTAcgactggcttttcgggcccgaaaagttctcgggaccttcgagaaacgggcctcagGCGTCAATTTTAAACTTACCGCAAAATGCCTCTGGAAAGCCTTTGGGCCcctaaacaacaacaacaagaaaaaataatttaataaaatgagaaaaatatACAGTTGTAGCAATCCTTTACCGAGGTGAAGACGAAGGACACTTTTTTTGGCGAATCCTTAATTTACAGCTGGCAAGAAAAGGGCGCAGCTGAAGACgttttcaataaaaataataataataataattaataataatttatttctagtGCATTCCAAAATCTCAATGCCcctacaaaaaaacattaaatttatAACCTACAAACTataaaacatgtttaaaatatatatatatatatatatatatatatatatatatatatatatatatatatatatatatatatatatatatatatataataaaataacaaaagaataaattaattagtcaaaaagaaaagtcttaAGTTGTTTCTTAAAAACGTCAATGGGCATATTACTCCTTAAGGCGGGTGGAAGTTGATTCCATAGCCTCGGTGCACATGATGAAAAAGCGCGTCCACCATATGTCTCAGTTCTATAGAGTGGAGTAACGAGACGAGTACTATTATCGCTGTTGGAGCGCAGAGCTCGCACTGGCCTATTCACAACCAGTAAGTCACTGAGATACGATGGTGCCTGACCGTTTAGTACTTTAAAAGTCAGTAACAATATCTTAAAGACAATTCTCTTCTTCACTGGTTTTCAATTATGTTCGTTACCTGTATGTAAAGTTCCCGCATATTTCACAGCTGTAGCTTATGTTGAGTCCATGCAACTTGTACAACCAATAAGGGATGGGCTGCGGACATAAACACACGATTATTACACAACAACTCTCTAAAGAGAGGTCGTTTCTGGGTAAATATTTTCTTCCCCGCAATCAGTCGCAATCAATGGTATTTGTGCACGTGAGTGATGCAGTTTCATCGCATCTGGCAGCCCTTCTCATCCAATCAGAGACAGGGGCTTCTGGATTTGCCTTAATGCCCAGTTGCCCAGATGATTTATAGAACCACCGGCGGTTTGTCTTGGATTAATCACTATTTAGCTGGTAGGCCGACTGTTTTACACTTTTCAATGGACAGCAAGGCGTGAAGTGAAGAATTGTTGTTCTCAG is a genomic window of Acropora muricata isolate sample 2 chromosome 8, ASM3666990v1, whole genome shotgun sequence containing:
- the LOC136924690 gene encoding uncharacterized protein gives rise to the protein MELVGGNEVKLSPATTANMSYVFPNKYPMDRVGSCNFVFVAEERQLRHKISFNTTEPRKSSWLDVVGFGGDSYKKCRGVDRDPRKNCKPVDCVEKYNGWRNFFRTSTGKCESTHECYTKGNKDEELPEIAYDKDYNDCKSLITAELTKEQQKQIHDNMEKSKLAKMKYTLEDVKEINPVPLNCNHGRRVGSVCVCNEGWKTRTNNVPKKELRFIYNWCNEKIESSKYANQRALMHAGLTIIGFTLLIGWLTIIWSCFIAP